From the genome of Penaeus chinensis breed Huanghai No. 1 chromosome 8, ASM1920278v2, whole genome shotgun sequence, one region includes:
- the LOC125027786 gene encoding protein spaetzle 3-like, whose translation MLIFAFQSVVLVCAGVVLGSVHPPAYGHHPQPAYGHHAPAYGHHAPAYGHQHAHGYCDPTVSPTCAANSTLSYCLEDAEYPEYEIKAAITADHLFAKKYADVADQSADDLVDMLTKDQEEAFDYSYYTGASTGDSPYDATHWAGPEGYICPSEVVYAMPKRAQNVEGKWRVIVNDVHYYSQTARLETCLFPEAACRALAPCYQSHCTQKSVYHRLLSYDPCDPYKGLFIDIYKMPSACSCHLPA comes from the coding sequence atgttaatcTTTGCTTTCCAGTCGGTCGTTCTGGTATGCGCCGGAGTCGTTCTGGGCTCCGTCCATCCTCCAGCATATGGCCATCACCCACAGCCCGCTTATGGTCATCATGCGCCTGCTTACGGTCACCATGCACCTGCCTACGGCCACCAACATGCCCACGGTTACTGCGACCCTACTGTTTCCCCAACATGCGCTGCCAATTCCACTCTCTCCTACTGCTTGGAAGACGCTGAGTATCCTGAGTACGAGATCAAGGCTGCCATCACTGCCGATCACCTGTTCGCCAAGAAGTACGCTGACGTCGCCGACCAGTCTGCTGATGACCTGGTAGACATGCTTACCAAGGACCAGGAGGAGGCCTTCGACTACTCTTACTACACTGGGGCCTCCACTGGGGACTCTCCCTACGATGCCACTCACTGGGCTGGTCCTGAGGGTTACATCTGTCCCTCCGAAGtggtatatgccatgcccaaacGTGCCCAGAATGTGGAAGGCAAGTGGCGCGTCATTGTGAACGACGTTCACTATTATAGCCAGACTGCACGCCTCGAGACTTGTCTGTTCCCAGAGGCTGCTTGCCGCGCCCTTGCTCCTTGCTACCAGAGCCACTGCACCCAGAAGTCAGTGTACCACCGACTCCTCTCCTACGATCCATGTGACCCCTACAAGGGCCTCTTTATCGACATCTACAAGATGCCATCTGCCTGCTCCTGTCACCTTCCCGCCTAA